One genomic segment of Roseovarius carneus includes these proteins:
- a CDS encoding ATP-binding protein — protein MATLNLLIAVSIVYVVFLFGVAFAADRAARQGRGAWLRSPLIYTLSLSIYCTAWTFYGAVGFAARSGLEYLTIYLGPTLVMIGWWWSLRKLVRIGRAQRITSIADMISSRYGKSNLLAVIVTLIAVIGTTPYIALQLQSVSLSFAAFAETERGFVDAGAVQATALYVALGLAVFTILFGTRNLDANERHHGVVIAIALEAVVKLLALLAVGVFVVWGLSDGIAHTMARIDASPIADWEVSPSRWTGLTLVSAAAFLCLPRMFQVMVVENEDEGHLRTASWAFPVYLMLISLFVVPIAAVGLEVMPTGANPDLFVLKLPLLAGQEGLAILSFLGGFSSATSMVIVAAIALSTMVSNHIVMPIWLRATGGAATVSGDVRQVALLARRLSIAGIVLLGYVYFRLSGGGTALAAIGLVAFVGVAQFLPALMGGLFWRGGTRTGALAGLCTGFVVWLYCLFLPSFGPGVVLPQSVFDAGPLGLSWLRPYALFGAEGMDRVVHAVMWSLLLNTAAFVIGSILSFPSPMERLQGAQFVNVFEHSRTAGSWSGGMAQSEDLLIMSQRIMGAREAQALFADMAQRQGLSGYLPEPSPEFLERLERELSGSVGAATAHAMISQIIGRATVSVEDLLAVADETAQIMEYSSQLEAKSEEQARTARQLREANTLLTQLSLQKDEFLSQVSHELRTPMTSIRAFSEILRDTNELGPEAQQKYSSIIHDESRRLTRLLDDLLDLSVLESGKVTLNTQNGRLGDMLDRAVAATSGDPGLRIVRETAQEDVWLTTDHDRLAQVFINLIANARKYCDAPDPHLTIQPRLQGGRLVVDFSDNGSGIAMADHGLIFEKFSRIGETKTSGAGLGLAICREIMARLGGTISYLPGQKGATFRVVLPLQTRLAAQ, from the coding sequence ATGGCCACGCTGAACCTGCTGATTGCGGTCTCTATCGTCTATGTAGTGTTTTTGTTCGGCGTGGCCTTTGCGGCTGACCGCGCCGCGCGGCAGGGGCGGGGGGCGTGGCTGCGCTCGCCGCTCATCTACACATTGTCGCTCTCGATTTACTGCACCGCGTGGACGTTTTACGGTGCCGTGGGGTTTGCCGCGCGTTCGGGGCTTGAGTATCTGACCATCTATCTTGGTCCCACGCTGGTGATGATCGGCTGGTGGTGGAGCCTGCGCAAGCTGGTGCGGATTGGGCGGGCGCAGCGCATTACCTCCATCGCCGATATGATTTCCTCGCGTTATGGCAAGTCGAACCTTCTGGCCGTGATCGTGACGCTCATCGCCGTTATCGGCACCACGCCTTATATCGCGCTGCAATTGCAATCGGTGAGCCTGTCTTTCGCGGCCTTCGCCGAGACGGAGCGGGGCTTTGTCGATGCAGGTGCCGTGCAGGCCACAGCGCTCTATGTGGCGCTGGGGCTTGCGGTCTTCACCATCCTTTTCGGCACACGAAACCTTGATGCGAATGAGCGTCATCACGGCGTGGTCATCGCCATCGCACTTGAAGCTGTGGTCAAGCTTCTGGCGCTTCTGGCGGTGGGGGTCTTCGTGGTCTGGGGCTTGAGCGACGGGATCGCCCACACGATGGCGCGGATCGACGCCAGCCCGATCGCGGATTGGGAGGTCTCTCCCAGCCGTTGGACCGGGCTGACGCTGGTCTCGGCGGCGGCGTTTCTCTGCCTGCCGCGCATGTTTCAGGTTATGGTGGTTGAAAACGAGGACGAGGGCCATTTGCGCACCGCGTCCTGGGCGTTTCCGGTATACCTTATGCTGATAAGCCTTTTCGTGGTGCCCATTGCTGCGGTGGGGCTTGAGGTCATGCCGACAGGAGCGAACCCCGATCTTTTCGTGCTCAAGCTGCCGCTCTTGGCGGGGCAGGAGGGGTTGGCGATCCTGTCTTTCCTTGGCGGTTTTTCGTCTGCCACGTCGATGGTGATCGTGGCGGCGATTGCGCTCTCCACTATGGTGTCGAACCATATCGTGATGCCGATCTGGCTGCGCGCAACGGGGGGTGCTGCGACCGTCTCGGGTGATGTGCGGCAGGTGGCACTTCTGGCACGGCGGCTCTCAATCGCGGGGATCGTGCTGTTGGGCTACGTCTATTTTCGCCTGTCGGGCGGCGGCACGGCGCTGGCGGCCATCGGCCTTGTGGCCTTCGTGGGTGTGGCGCAGTTTTTGCCCGCGCTTATGGGCGGGCTCTTTTGGCGGGGGGGCACGCGGACGGGGGCGCTTGCGGGGCTTTGCACAGGGTTCGTTGTTTGGCTCTATTGCCTCTTTCTCCCCAGCTTTGGCCCCGGCGTTGTCTTGCCGCAATCGGTGTTCGACGCAGGCCCACTCGGGCTGAGCTGGCTGCGGCCCTATGCGCTTTTTGGGGCCGAGGGGATGGACCGCGTGGTCCATGCGGTCATGTGGTCTTTGCTTTTGAACACGGCGGCCTTCGTTATTGGCTCGATCCTCAGCTTTCCCAGCCCGATGGAGCGGCTTCAAGGCGCGCAATTCGTCAATGTGTTCGAGCATTCGCGCACCGCAGGAAGCTGGTCCGGGGGCATGGCGCAATCCGAAGACCTGCTGATCATGTCCCAGCGGATAATGGGCGCGCGTGAGGCGCAGGCTCTCTTTGCAGATATGGCGCAGCGTCAGGGGCTTTCGGGCTACCTGCCTGAGCCGTCGCCCGAGTTTCTTGAGCGGTTGGAGCGGGAGCTATCGGGCTCGGTCGGGGCCGCGACCGCCCATGCGATGATCAGTCAGATCATCGGACGCGCGACCGTGTCGGTGGAGGACCTTCTGGCGGTGGCCGATGAGACGGCGCAGATCATGGAATATTCCAGCCAGCTTGAGGCGAAATCCGAAGAGCAGGCCCGCACCGCCCGGCAATTGCGCGAGGCCAACACGTTGCTGACACAGCTTTCGCTGCAAAAGGACGAGTTTCTCAGTCAGGTGAGCCACGAGCTGCGCACGCCCATGACCTCGATCCGGGCATTTTCCGAAATCCTGCGCGACACAAACGAGTTGGGGCCCGAAGCGCAACAGAAATATTCCTCGATTATCCATGACGAATCGCGGCGCCTCACGCGGCTTTTGGATGATCTGCTCGACCTCAGCGTGTTGGAAAGCGGGAAGGTCACGCTCAACACGCAAAACGGGCGGCTGGGCGATATGCTGGACCGGGCCGTGGCCGCGACGAGCGGCGATCCGGGGCTGCGCATCGTCCGCGAGACCGCGCAGGAAGATGTGTGGCTGACCACGGATCACGACCGTCTGGCGCAGGTCTTTATCAATCTGATCGCTAATGCGCGCAAATATTGCGATGCACCCGATCCGCACCTGACCATTCAACCGCGCCTGCAAGGTGGCCGCCTCGTGGTGGATTTCTCCGACAATGGCAGCGGGATCGCGATGGCTGATCATGGGCTGATCTTTGAGAAGTTTTCGCGCATCGGTGAGACGAAAACCAGCGGGGCGGGGCTGGGTCTTGCGATTTGCCGCGAGATCATGGCGCGGCTGGGCGGCACGATCAGCTATCTGCCCGGCCAAAAGGGCGCGACCTTCCGTGTGGTTTTGCCGCTCCAGACGCGGCTCGCCGCGCAATAA
- a CDS encoding helix-turn-helix transcriptional regulator: MSESAITGTRIRERRQALGLKQSALAASAGISPSYLNLIEHNRRRIGGKILLRLAEALDVESQALSQGAEAALIAGLREAASDRDGAPELARLEEFIGRFPGWAALMLAQFREGQERAQMVQTLTDRLAHDPHLAASIHEVISVVTAIRSTAAILVDTEKLEPAWQARFHRNINEDSQRLAEGATSLVRYLDAAPGQEVAGVRSPQDEVDLFLEAHGFHFAAIETGGADAIDGLLAASDVLSLPASGLMARSVLERYAADAARLPLGALTAALEALGPDPVALAERFDADLPCVLRRLGMLPPEIMGPVGLVIVDGSGAVLLARAIDGFSVSRMGGTCPLWPVFRVLAQPAVPLRMELVQASRDARPVTALAITEPLGPPDFNAPPLVRAYMLLLPGADGETPAAVGTSCRICPIDRCTARREPSILTEAAGTEA, from the coding sequence GTGTCTGAAAGTGCTATCACAGGAACCCGCATCCGTGAGCGGCGGCAGGCCTTGGGCCTAAAGCAGAGCGCATTGGCCGCGAGTGCGGGGATATCGCCCTCCTATCTCAACCTCATTGAGCATAACCGGCGCAGAATCGGCGGTAAAATCCTGCTCAGGCTCGCCGAGGCGCTGGATGTGGAGTCTCAGGCGCTGAGCCAGGGGGCCGAGGCCGCGCTGATCGCGGGCCTGCGCGAGGCGGCGAGCGATCGCGACGGTGCGCCCGAGCTTGCGCGTCTGGAGGAGTTTATCGGGCGCTTTCCCGGCTGGGCCGCGTTGATGCTGGCGCAGTTTCGTGAGGGGCAGGAGCGCGCGCAGATGGTGCAGACCCTGACAGACCGTTTGGCGCATGACCCGCATCTGGCGGCCTCCATCCATGAGGTGATCTCGGTCGTGACCGCCATCCGCTCCACTGCCGCGATCCTCGTGGATACCGAAAAGTTGGAGCCCGCATGGCAGGCGCGGTTTCACCGCAACATCAACGAGGACAGTCAGCGTCTGGCCGAGGGCGCCACATCGCTGGTGCGCTATCTGGATGCGGCACCGGGGCAGGAGGTGGCGGGCGTGCGCTCACCTCAGGATGAGGTCGATCTCTTTCTGGAGGCGCATGGGTTTCACTTTGCGGCCATCGAGACGGGCGGGGCAGACGCGATTGACGGGCTCTTGGCAGCGTCAGATGTCCTCAGCCTGCCTGCCTCCGGGCTGATGGCGCGCAGTGTGCTGGAGCGGTATGCGGCAGATGCTGCTCGCCTGCCGCTTGGTGCCTTGACCGCAGCGTTGGAGGCGCTTGGCCCGGACCCGGTTGCATTGGCTGAGCGGTTTGACGCGGATTTGCCGTGCGTCCTGCGCCGTCTGGGTATGTTGCCGCCGGAGATCATGGGGCCGGTCGGGCTTGTGATCGTGGACGGGTCGGGGGCGGTTTTGCTGGCGCGGGCGATAGACGGGTTTTCGGTGTCGCGCATGGGCGGGACCTGCCCGCTTTGGCCCGTCTTTCGCGTGCTGGCGCAGCCTGCTGTGCCGCTGCGAATGGAGCTTGTGCAAGCCTCACGTGACGCGCGCCCTGTGACCGCGCTCGCCATTACCGAGCCGCTTGGGCCCCCCGATTTCAACGCGCCGCCCTTGGTCCGGGCCTACATGCTGCTCTTGCCGGGCGCGGACGGGGAGACGCCTGCGGCGGTGGGAACAAGCTGCCGCATCTGCCCGATCGACCGATGCACCGCGCGGCGCGAGCCGTCGATCCTCACCGAGGCGGCGGGCACAGAGGCGTGA
- a CDS encoding response regulator transcription factor, with protein MGKHVLLIEDEPNIIEAISFILSRDGWDVKTHSNGHDAMDVMRARRPDLVILDVMLPGRSGFDLLGDIRGDAALGALPVLMLTARGQRKDREMAEAAGVSRYMTKPFSNADVLEAVRDLVRE; from the coding sequence ATGGGCAAGCATGTTTTGCTGATCGAGGACGAACCGAACATCATCGAGGCGATCAGCTTTATCCTGTCGCGTGACGGGTGGGATGTGAAAACACATTCCAACGGCCATGACGCGATGGATGTGATGCGCGCGCGCCGCCCCGATCTGGTGATCCTTGACGTGATGCTGCCTGGGCGCAGCGGGTTTGACCTTCTGGGCGACATCCGAGGGGACGCGGCTCTGGGGGCGCTTCCGGTGCTGATGCTGACTGCGCGAGGCCAACGCAAGGATCGCGAGATGGCCGAAGCGGCGGGCGTCAGCCGTTACATGACTAAACCCTTTTCCAATGCGGATGTATTGGAGGCTGTGCGCGATCTGGTGCGCGAATGA
- a CDS encoding substrate-binding protein, giving the protein MSNSRFTRRGLLKTSAIAGAGLAAPTIFTAGSAAAHTNEPTGDTVTLGFNVPQSGPYADEGADQLRAYKLAVEHLNGEGDGGMLNTFTSKALQGNGIMGKKVQYVTGDTQTKSDAARASAKSMIEKDGAVMVTGGSSSGVAVAVQALCQEAGIIFMSGLTHSNDTTGKDRKANGFRHFFNSYMSGAALAPVLASNYGTDRKAYHLTADYNWGYTTEEAVRTSTEAMGWETVETVLTPLTATDFSAYIAPVLQSGADVLVLNHYGGNMVNSLTNAVQFGLRDLEVNGKKFEIVVPLYSELMARGAGENVKGIFGSQNWDWKLENQLGARYTGTNAFVKSFGEKYGFPPSQAAHTGYVQALLYADAVERAGSFNPCAVGEALKDFEFDGMGNGPTLYRGEDHQCFKDVLVVKGKEEPENEFDLVEIVEVTPVEQVTYAPDHPQMGGPEATLGSCNAGA; this is encoded by the coding sequence ATGTCCAATTCACGCTTCACGCGCCGCGGTCTGCTGAAGACCAGCGCGATTGCCGGCGCCGGCCTTGCCGCTCCGACGATTTTCACCGCAGGCTCCGCTGCCGCGCACACCAATGAGCCCACCGGTGATACAGTCACCCTCGGCTTCAACGTGCCACAGTCCGGCCCTTATGCCGATGAGGGTGCCGATCAGCTGCGCGCCTACAAACTGGCCGTTGAGCACCTGAATGGTGAAGGCGATGGCGGGATGCTGAACACGTTCACGTCCAAAGCTCTGCAAGGCAACGGCATCATGGGCAAGAAAGTCCAGTATGTCACCGGCGACACGCAGACCAAATCCGATGCGGCGCGCGCCTCGGCGAAGTCGATGATTGAAAAAGACGGCGCTGTGATGGTTACAGGCGGATCTTCCTCCGGCGTGGCCGTGGCTGTGCAGGCGCTTTGCCAAGAGGCAGGCATCATCTTCATGTCCGGTCTCACGCACTCCAACGACACCACCGGCAAGGACCGCAAGGCCAATGGCTTCCGCCATTTCTTCAACTCCTACATGTCGGGCGCAGCCCTCGCGCCGGTTCTGGCCTCCAACTACGGCACAGACCGCAAAGCGTACCACCTGACCGCAGACTACAACTGGGGCTACACCACCGAAGAGGCCGTGCGCACCTCCACTGAGGCCATGGGCTGGGAAACGGTCGAAACAGTTCTGACCCCGCTCACAGCCACAGATTTCAGCGCCTATATCGCGCCTGTTTTGCAATCGGGTGCCGATGTTCTGGTTCTGAACCACTACGGCGGCAACATGGTCAACTCGCTGACCAACGCTGTGCAGTTCGGCCTGCGCGATCTGGAAGTAAACGGCAAGAAGTTCGAAATTGTTGTGCCGCTCTACTCCGAGCTTATGGCGCGCGGTGCGGGCGAAAACGTGAAGGGCATCTTTGGCTCGCAAAACTGGGACTGGAAACTCGAAAACCAGCTTGGCGCGCGCTACACAGGCACCAACGCGTTTGTGAAATCGTTCGGCGAGAAGTATGGCTTCCCACCCAGCCAGGCCGCACATACCGGCTATGTTCAGGCGCTGCTTTATGCGGATGCCGTGGAACGCGCAGGCTCGTTCAACCCATGTGCGGTTGGCGAAGCTCTGAAAGACTTCGAATTCGACGGGATGGGCAACGGCCCAACACTCTATCGTGGCGAAGATCACCAGTGCTTCAAAGACGTGCTGGTCGTGAAGGGTAAAGAAGAGCCTGAGAACGAATTCGACCTGGTCGAAATCGTCGAAGTAACACCGGTCGAGCAAGTGACCTACGCCCCTGATCACCCCCAGATGGGCGGTCCCGAGGCGACACTGGGCAGCTGCAACGCTGGCGCCTGA